From Frateuria aurantia DSM 6220, one genomic window encodes:
- a CDS encoding c-type cytochrome, translated as MLALGLGGGFAALAQAQEAEPAQAVSAVPVAVSTTVNDTLDQRLEGCAACHGQQGQGGINAYYPHLAGKSADYLYDQLKRFQNGSRHYAQMTYMVRFMDDAYMHEIADYYAQQKLSCMPVEAARPDLSGVPAGAPIPASGAVVTAESGSSIPPCSSKQ; from the coding sequence GTGCTGGCTCTGGGCCTAGGGGGAGGCTTCGCGGCCCTCGCCCAGGCTCAGGAGGCCGAGCCTGCGCAGGCCGTCAGCGCCGTGCCGGTCGCTGTGTCGACGACCGTCAATGACACGCTCGATCAGCGTCTGGAGGGCTGTGCCGCCTGCCATGGACAGCAAGGTCAGGGCGGCATCAACGCCTATTATCCCCACCTGGCCGGAAAGTCGGCCGACTACCTCTACGATCAGCTCAAGCGGTTTCAGAACGGCAGCCGTCATTACGCCCAGATGACTTATATGGTGCGCTTCATGGACGATGCCTATATGCACGAGATCGCCGATTATTACGCGCAGCAGAAGCTGAGCTGCATGCCCGTCGAGGCGGCCCGTCCGGATTTGTCGGGCGTGCCAGCCGGTGCGCCGATTCCGGCCAGTGGTGCGGTGGTGACCGCCGAGAGCGGATCGTCGATTCCGCCATGCAGCAGCAAGCAGTAA
- a CDS encoding c-type cytochrome codes for MSKQKLRIALSVVAVVVVIALVLGGWLFQRQGGMATLFASAVPSAPEPNLQDPALIARGKYLALAGDCVACHTEGSGQKYAGGLEFATPFGTMYSTNITPDVKEGIGSWSANDFWRVIHYGVSPKHGFLYPAYPFTNFNSLSRQDSDAIFAYLKSLPPSSRPNTENKMPFPFSFRPILLGWRLLFFKAAAPYQPDAGQSEAWNRGKYLVDGLGHCNMCHSGRGPFASLPASMDLSGGEVVGQGWYGPALNQEGLADWSVDDIAKLLRAGVSPKGAAYGPMADAVFHSLQFLTPEDAAAIGTYLKAVPTREAPEPTQFAVNEEQAKQLYAEGSSLYASHCAQCHQPQGQGHGTDYPPLAGNGSVTAEGDMNVVRVILVGGVAPVTGDNKRPFGMPPFGQRLTDRQVAALATFVRNAWGNKASAVSPEEVQKLRGIPL; via the coding sequence ATGAGCAAACAGAAACTTCGCATCGCCTTGTCGGTCGTTGCCGTAGTGGTGGTGATCGCGCTGGTCCTCGGCGGCTGGCTGTTCCAGCGCCAGGGCGGCATGGCGACCCTTTTCGCTTCGGCGGTTCCCTCCGCACCCGAGCCGAATCTGCAGGATCCGGCCCTGATTGCCCGCGGCAAATATCTGGCTCTGGCCGGTGACTGCGTGGCCTGCCATACCGAGGGCAGCGGTCAGAAATATGCTGGCGGGCTGGAGTTCGCCACGCCGTTCGGCACGATGTATTCAACGAATATCACGCCTGACGTCAAGGAAGGCATCGGCAGCTGGAGTGCCAACGACTTCTGGCGCGTGATCCACTACGGTGTCTCGCCCAAGCACGGTTTCCTGTATCCGGCCTATCCCTTCACCAACTTCAACAGCCTGTCCCGTCAGGACAGCGATGCCATCTTTGCCTATCTGAAGTCGTTGCCGCCTTCCAGCCGGCCCAATACCGAAAACAAGATGCCGTTCCCCTTCAGCTTCCGGCCGATCCTGCTGGGTTGGCGCCTGCTGTTCTTCAAGGCCGCCGCGCCCTACCAGCCCGATGCCGGTCAATCCGAGGCCTGGAATCGCGGCAAGTATCTGGTCGATGGTCTGGGGCATTGCAACATGTGCCATTCCGGGCGCGGTCCATTTGCCTCGCTGCCGGCCTCGATGGATCTGTCGGGTGGCGAGGTGGTCGGCCAGGGCTGGTACGGTCCCGCGCTCAATCAGGAAGGTCTGGCCGACTGGAGCGTGGATGACATTGCCAAGCTGCTGCGCGCCGGTGTCTCGCCGAAGGGTGCGGCTTATGGTCCGATGGCGGATGCGGTCTTCCACAGCCTGCAGTTCCTGACCCCGGAAGATGCGGCGGCGATCGGAACCTATCTGAAGGCCGTGCCGACCCGCGAGGCGCCGGAGCCGACCCAGTTCGCGGTCAACGAGGAGCAGGCCAAGCAGTTGTATGCCGAAGGCAGCAGCTTGTATGCCAGCCATTGCGCCCAGTGCCACCAGCCGCAGGGGCAGGGCCATGGTACCGACTATCCGCCGCTGGCCGGCAACGGTTCGGTCACTGCGGAAGGCGATATGAACGTGGTTCGCGTGATTCTGGTCGGCGGCGTGGCCCCGGTCACCGGTGACAACAAGCGTCCCTTCGGCATGCCGCCCTTCGGTCAGCGTCTGACCGACAGGCAGGTGGCGGCACTGGCTACTTTTGTCCGCAATGCCTGGGGCAACAAGGCCTCGGCTGTCTCGCCCGAAGAAGTGCAGAAGCTGCGCGGCATTCCGCTGTAA
- a CDS encoding mismatch-specific DNA-glycosylase, whose product MPQPEPQTTHAMRQILPDLLVPGLRLVFCGTAPSRRSAAEQAYYAHPGNRFWPALHESGLVPRRLYPQEYPELLSFGIGLTDLAKHHSGNDRDLPAGAFDREALQARLRRYRPTWLAFTSKQAARAALAVPWIGYGLQPQTLESCKLFVLPSPSGQARGHWDLRPWIELAGLSAIRS is encoded by the coding sequence ATGCCGCAACCTGAACCCCAGACGACCCACGCCATGCGACAGATATTGCCCGACCTGCTGGTCCCCGGCTTGCGCCTGGTCTTCTGCGGTACCGCACCCAGCCGTCGCTCTGCGGCCGAACAGGCCTATTACGCCCATCCCGGCAACCGCTTCTGGCCGGCACTGCATGAATCCGGGCTGGTGCCCCGCCGGCTGTATCCTCAGGAATATCCCGAACTGCTGTCATTCGGCATCGGCCTGACTGACCTGGCCAAGCACCACAGCGGCAATGACCGGGACCTGCCGGCCGGGGCCTTCGATCGCGAAGCCCTGCAGGCCAGGCTGCGCCGATATCGCCCGACCTGGCTGGCCTTCACCAGCAAACAGGCCGCACGTGCCGCCCTGGCCGTGCCGTGGATCGGGTATGGCCTGCAGCCGCAGACCCTTGAGTCCTGCAAGCTGTTCGTGCTGCCGTCGCCATCGGGTCAGGCGCGTGGGCATTGGGATCTGCGCCCCTGGATCGAACTGGCCGGCCTCAGCGCCATCCGCAGCTGA
- a CDS encoding mechanosensitive ion channel family protein: MKCVDVIRVWLDQPWVALIVVAALAWLLSLAVHRVAAVLLSRWVRRRELARDLFEQSRGPMRLLVPLLLFGLLVQTLPANDAAHGGGVIGELVLIGVMLALTWMAVRAIGALERAAVRRHPVDIDDNVHNRKVLTQVRLLCRTGMVVVMIVGVAGMLMSIPAVRQFGASLMASAGLAGLALGLAARPVLTNIIAGLQIAMTQPISLDDCVMIEGELGYIEEITGTYVVVRIWDERRLVVPINYFIEHPIANWTRTNPGLISTVFLWFDYGIPLEPLRQELQRICEKAPEWDRKTCILQMCEAAEHSVKIRVLVSAVGMPAWWDLGCRVREGLIDFVQRQYPQYLPTMRARLQSAPEGAPQVSVS; the protein is encoded by the coding sequence ATGAAGTGTGTCGACGTGATCCGGGTCTGGCTGGACCAGCCCTGGGTGGCCTTGATCGTGGTGGCTGCATTGGCCTGGCTGCTGTCGCTGGCCGTGCACCGGGTAGCGGCAGTGTTGCTGTCCCGCTGGGTCCGTCGGAGGGAGCTGGCGCGTGATCTGTTCGAGCAGTCAAGGGGGCCGATGCGGCTGCTGGTGCCCTTGCTGTTGTTTGGTCTGCTGGTACAGACCCTGCCGGCCAACGATGCCGCCCATGGCGGTGGCGTGATCGGCGAGCTGGTACTGATCGGCGTCATGCTGGCCCTGACCTGGATGGCCGTGCGGGCGATCGGCGCGCTGGAGCGTGCCGCCGTCCGTCGTCACCCGGTGGATATCGACGACAATGTCCACAACCGCAAGGTGCTGACCCAGGTCCGGCTGCTGTGCCGCACCGGGATGGTGGTGGTGATGATCGTCGGGGTCGCCGGCATGCTGATGAGCATTCCGGCCGTACGCCAGTTCGGTGCCAGCCTGATGGCCTCGGCCGGTCTGGCCGGCCTGGCCCTGGGTCTGGCGGCCCGTCCCGTGCTGACCAATATCATCGCCGGGCTGCAGATCGCGATGACCCAGCCGATCAGTCTGGATGATTGCGTGATGATCGAAGGCGAGCTGGGCTACATCGAGGAGATCACCGGCACATATGTCGTCGTGCGGATATGGGACGAGCGACGTCTGGTGGTGCCGATCAATTATTTCATCGAACACCCTATCGCCAACTGGACACGCACCAATCCCGGACTGATCAGTACGGTTTTCCTGTGGTTTGATTACGGTATTCCGCTGGAGCCGCTGCGTCAGGAATTGCAGCGGATCTGCGAGAAAGCACCGGAGTGGGACAGGAAAACCTGTATCCTGCAAATGTGCGAAGCGGCCGAGCATTCCGTCAAGATCAGGGTGCTGGTATCAGCCGTGGGCATGCCTGCGTGGTGGGATCTCGGGTGCCGGGTGCGTGAAGGGCTGATCGACTTCGTTCAGCGTCAGTATCCGCAGTATCTGCCTACCATGCGGGCACGATTGCAAAGCGCTCCGGAAGGGGCACCACAGGTTTCGGTTTCCTAA
- the rng gene encoding ribonuclease G translates to MSEEILINLTPRETRVAVVENGMLQEVHVERASRRGYVGNVYKGRVQRVMPGMQAAFVDIGLERAAFLHASDIVRPPATVGAEHADSLHVNSHAAHASISELIHEGQDVVVQVVKDPIGTKGARLSTHLSIPSRYLVLLPQSHTLGISAKIDDEQERQRLRDVLQPLIGDSPLGYIVRTNAEGQSAESLAFDVTYLGKVWRVVQENIAKAKVGERVYEELALPLRGLRDLLYAGVEKVRVDSQVTFQQAAHFVNKFMPTLADRIEHYGSEQPIFDLYGVEDEIQRALRKEVPLKSGGYLIIDQTEAMTTIDVNTGAYLGSRNLEDTVYRTNLEAAQAAARQLRLRNLGGIIIIDFIDMSDEDHKRQVLRMLEKGLSRDHAKTTVYPMSSLGLVQMTRKRTTESLERQLCEPCPACNGRGTQKTAETITYEIFREITRAVRQFNAQKLMVLASSKVVSRILEEESAAVAELEEFISKSIRFQAEEHYSQEQFDVVLL, encoded by the coding sequence GTGAGCGAGGAAATTCTGATCAATCTGACACCGCGAGAGACGCGTGTCGCGGTGGTCGAGAACGGCATGCTGCAGGAGGTCCATGTCGAGCGGGCTTCGCGTCGCGGCTATGTCGGCAATGTCTACAAGGGGCGCGTGCAAAGAGTCATGCCCGGCATGCAGGCCGCCTTTGTGGACATCGGTCTGGAACGTGCCGCGTTTCTGCATGCTTCCGATATCGTGCGGCCGCCGGCAACGGTGGGCGCTGAACATGCGGACAGCCTGCATGTGAACAGTCATGCCGCCCATGCCTCGATTTCGGAGCTGATCCATGAGGGCCAGGATGTGGTGGTGCAGGTGGTCAAGGACCCGATCGGCACCAAGGGCGCTCGCCTGTCCACGCATCTTTCGATCCCTTCGCGTTACCTAGTACTGCTGCCCCAATCGCATACTCTGGGCATTTCGGCCAAGATCGATGACGAGCAGGAGCGTCAGCGCCTCCGCGACGTGCTGCAGCCACTGATCGGTGACAGTCCGCTGGGCTATATCGTGCGGACCAATGCCGAGGGTCAGAGCGCCGAATCGCTGGCTTTCGATGTCACCTATCTGGGCAAGGTCTGGCGGGTGGTGCAAGAGAATATCGCCAAGGCCAAGGTCGGCGAACGTGTGTATGAGGAACTGGCCCTGCCGCTGCGCGGCCTGCGCGATCTGCTCTATGCCGGAGTGGAAAAGGTGCGGGTGGATTCGCAGGTCACCTTCCAGCAGGCGGCCCACTTCGTCAACAAGTTCATGCCGACCCTGGCCGACCGGATCGAGCACTACGGCAGCGAGCAGCCCATCTTCGATCTGTACGGGGTCGAGGACGAGATCCAGCGGGCCCTGCGCAAGGAGGTACCGTTGAAGTCCGGCGGTTATCTGATCATCGACCAGACCGAGGCGATGACCACCATCGATGTGAATACCGGCGCTTACCTGGGTTCGCGCAATCTGGAGGATACGGTCTACCGCACCAATCTGGAGGCGGCGCAGGCCGCGGCGCGCCAGCTGCGGCTGCGCAATCTCGGTGGCATCATCATCATCGACTTCATCGACATGAGCGACGAGGATCACAAGCGCCAGGTATTGCGGATGCTCGAGAAAGGCCTGTCTCGAGACCATGCCAAGACCACGGTCTATCCGATGTCGTCGCTGGGTTTGGTGCAGATGACGCGCAAGCGCACCACCGAGAGCCTGGAACGCCAGTTGTGCGAACCCTGCCCGGCCTGCAATGGACGTGGCACCCAGAAGACCGCCGAGACCATCACCTACGAGATTTTCCGCGAAATCACCCGTGCTGTCCGTCAGTTCAATGCCCAGAAGCTGATGGTGCTGGCCAGCAGCAAGGTGGTGAGCCGCATTCTGGAAGAAGAGTCCGCCGCCGTGGCTGAACTGGAAGAGTTCATTTCCAAGAGCATCCGTTTCCAGGCCGAGGAGCATTACTCCCAGGAGCAGTTTGATGTCGTTCTGCTGTAA
- a CDS encoding YhdP family protein, which translates to MRLHWGHVHACGRGLRLTAIACTLAVAGLEIGGQALLPLLAAHPHWVEVELSRATHRQIRFGSLQGHWEMSGPRFVMHDITASLGPGSVPLQLNEAILKLDFGGWMPGRHFINIYGRGLALDLSRELDGRWRINGLGIAGHKGAQKTDFGKLRIGLWFENLQVNIDDRLVGRQYSLVADALRLVRRGDELRFGAHLHRPGARGQVTGAGVFATDGHQGRVWVSADGVNLYSLLAGIDLNGYQADSGKGQGATWLDWSRGRIIRSVTRFDFSDLALSSATGRRSIVPSFHGQANLQQVHGGYALRWKGDDGSLAQGQVAIKDGVLLAAHVQASQLDLTPLVPWAALARGLPAGVADWLGQGKPTGQLSKASLDWSRAAGLSHAYVRFQDLGIRAFGAQPGISALHGELRADHEAVSLEMPGQAVTLIVPGLYPQPLRLDRLRLLAGAWKDEQGWHLGLDDLDLSGTGFAGRFNGEVGLPGHGQGVQADLYARLDDMSIDTAKRLLPLKMSAHARHWVDNALLAGRLGDISAVLHGNLADWPFPAHQGRFEAHARISDVVLDYGKSWPRVTGLGADLSFVNDGLHVDVDQASSMGLKVDSASLDIPQFKNATLGMQLQASTSAANALDFVAHSPVASRQADVLARLKLGGKIQVGLQLSMPLKHHQDFTLDGEGQWHDGSFSAPVWKVALDHLAGPLHFDRDGFTAGPMQARFHAQPSRLKLAIGGATGVPGTELSAALEGHFSFDQLTQGYPELDWLHPLTRGSSSFKIDFDIRHAADGSARQSLHLTSGLENTALLLPAPLDKPVGTRLPLSVDLALPVQGGQVDLSLGHVLQGRLHLPADDRSELAGSLHLGAEAPGPLPPRGLRINGHAALLDATGWAQFVAAGQGGHGPGLDGVDVSSSEASLFGARFKDLHIKVRPEPQQMQIELAAPAIAGTVLVPTQALDKRGLTMRLQRLHWPHVDLGSATQAGPKGDTDPAAAGMATAVAADVESESADAHGGANPSALPPLHLWIGDLRLGAAKLGEARLEAWHIPGGIHIDPLQTLASGVQISGVGDWMGTADDNHSHLKVRFAAHNLGDMLAALGYPHIFDGGATRADLDATWPGSPLTPDLGHANGRLAIDIKNGSLPDLPPGAGARVLGLVSIFELPRRLSFNFSDVFNKGLGFDAIKGEFQLADGQARSRDLRIDSPAANIKIQGRAGLVARDYDEFITVTPHVGNGLPVFGAVFGPFGIAAGLVAEGIFGSQINQALVRQYHLGGSWDKPQLNPLHALPDIPSAPGASVLPSRSVDTP; encoded by the coding sequence GTGAGGCTGCACTGGGGGCATGTCCATGCCTGTGGTCGCGGACTGCGTCTGACCGCGATTGCCTGCACCCTGGCCGTTGCCGGACTGGAGATCGGCGGTCAGGCGCTGTTGCCTCTGCTGGCGGCCCATCCGCACTGGGTGGAGGTCGAGTTGAGTCGTGCCACGCATCGGCAGATCCGCTTCGGTTCGCTGCAGGGGCACTGGGAAATGTCCGGCCCGCGCTTCGTGATGCATGACATCACGGCCAGTCTTGGACCCGGCAGCGTGCCGCTGCAGCTGAACGAAGCCATTCTCAAGCTGGATTTCGGCGGCTGGATGCCCGGCCGCCATTTCATCAATATCTACGGTCGCGGTCTGGCTCTGGATCTGAGCCGCGAGCTCGACGGCCGCTGGCGGATCAACGGACTGGGCATCGCCGGTCACAAGGGGGCCCAGAAAACCGATTTCGGCAAGTTGCGTATCGGTCTGTGGTTCGAAAATCTGCAGGTCAATATCGATGACCGGCTCGTCGGGCGGCAGTACAGCCTGGTGGCCGATGCCCTGCGTCTGGTGCGCCGTGGCGACGAATTGCGGTTCGGTGCCCATCTGCATCGCCCTGGCGCCCGAGGACAGGTGACCGGAGCCGGCGTGTTCGCCACCGATGGCCATCAGGGCCGGGTCTGGGTTTCGGCCGACGGCGTGAATCTCTACAGTCTGCTGGCCGGCATCGATCTCAACGGTTACCAGGCCGACTCGGGCAAGGGGCAGGGGGCGACATGGCTGGACTGGAGCCGGGGCCGGATCATCCGTTCGGTGACGCGCTTCGACTTTTCGGATCTGGCACTGTCCAGCGCCACGGGACGGCGTTCCATCGTGCCCAGTTTTCATGGTCAGGCCAACCTGCAACAGGTGCACGGCGGCTATGCTCTGCGCTGGAAGGGCGATGACGGCAGTCTGGCCCAGGGCCAGGTCGCGATCAAGGACGGGGTGCTGCTGGCGGCCCATGTCCAGGCCTCGCAGCTGGATCTGACGCCGCTGGTCCCCTGGGCGGCGCTGGCGCGTGGGCTGCCGGCCGGAGTGGCCGACTGGCTGGGCCAGGGCAAGCCGACAGGGCAGCTGAGCAAGGCCAGTCTGGATTGGAGTCGTGCGGCCGGACTGAGTCATGCCTATGTGCGATTCCAGGATCTCGGCATCCGTGCCTTCGGTGCGCAGCCGGGCATCAGTGCCCTGCATGGCGAGCTGCGGGCCGATCATGAGGCGGTCAGTCTGGAAATGCCCGGGCAGGCCGTTACCCTGATCGTGCCGGGGTTGTATCCCCAGCCGTTGCGACTGGACCGGCTGCGTCTCTTGGCCGGCGCCTGGAAGGATGAGCAGGGTTGGCATCTGGGTCTGGATGATCTGGATCTGTCCGGCACGGGATTCGCCGGCCGCTTCAATGGCGAGGTCGGTCTGCCCGGCCATGGCCAAGGTGTGCAGGCGGACCTGTATGCCAGACTCGATGACATGAGCATCGATACGGCCAAACGGCTGCTTCCCCTGAAAATGTCGGCCCATGCCCGGCATTGGGTGGACAATGCGCTGCTGGCCGGTCGGCTGGGTGATATCTCGGCGGTACTGCACGGCAATCTGGCTGACTGGCCGTTCCCTGCGCATCAGGGACGTTTCGAAGCCCATGCCCGGATCAGTGACGTGGTTCTGGACTATGGCAAGTCCTGGCCACGGGTGACCGGACTGGGCGCCGATCTGTCCTTCGTCAATGACGGCCTGCATGTCGATGTCGATCAAGCCTCGTCGATGGGGCTGAAGGTGGACTCGGCCAGTCTGGATATTCCGCAGTTCAAGAACGCGACGCTGGGCATGCAGCTGCAGGCCAGTACCTCGGCGGCCAATGCACTGGACTTCGTCGCCCATTCGCCGGTGGCCTCCCGTCAGGCCGATGTCCTGGCCCGATTGAAGCTCGGAGGGAAGATCCAGGTCGGCCTGCAGCTGTCGATGCCGCTCAAGCACCATCAGGACTTCACTCTGGATGGCGAGGGCCAGTGGCACGACGGCAGCTTCTCGGCACCGGTCTGGAAGGTGGCGCTGGATCACCTTGCCGGGCCGCTGCACTTTGATCGGGACGGCTTTACGGCCGGACCGATGCAGGCTCGATTCCATGCCCAGCCGTCCCGCCTCAAGCTGGCCATCGGCGGAGCCACCGGGGTGCCGGGCACCGAGCTGTCGGCCGCACTGGAAGGGCACTTCAGTTTCGACCAGCTGACCCAAGGCTATCCGGAGCTGGACTGGCTCCATCCGCTGACCCGCGGGTCCTCGTCTTTCAAGATCGATTTCGATATCCGCCATGCCGCCGATGGCAGCGCCCGCCAGAGTCTGCATCTGACGTCGGGCCTGGAAAACACGGCTCTGCTGTTGCCGGCGCCGTTGGACAAGCCGGTCGGCACTCGTCTGCCGTTGAGCGTGGATCTGGCCTTGCCGGTGCAAGGGGGGCAGGTTGACCTGTCGTTGGGGCATGTGCTGCAAGGCCGGTTGCATCTGCCTGCCGATGATCGCTCGGAGCTCGCCGGCAGCCTGCATCTGGGAGCCGAGGCCCCCGGCCCGTTGCCGCCCAGAGGCTTGCGGATCAATGGTCATGCGGCTTTGCTGGATGCCACCGGCTGGGCCCAGTTCGTGGCGGCCGGGCAGGGCGGACATGGTCCAGGACTGGATGGCGTGGACGTGTCATCCAGCGAGGCCAGTCTGTTCGGTGCCCGTTTCAAGGACTTGCATATCAAGGTCCGCCCCGAGCCGCAGCAGATGCAGATCGAGCTGGCGGCACCGGCCATCGCCGGCACGGTGCTGGTGCCTACCCAGGCGCTGGACAAGCGAGGCCTGACCATGCGCCTGCAACGGCTGCATTGGCCGCATGTCGACCTGGGATCCGCAACGCAGGCCGGGCCGAAAGGGGATACCGATCCCGCTGCGGCGGGCATGGCCACCGCGGTGGCGGCCGACGTGGAATCCGAGTCGGCCGATGCACATGGCGGCGCCAATCCCTCGGCGCTGCCGCCACTGCATCTGTGGATCGGCGACCTGCGATTGGGCGCGGCCAAGCTGGGTGAGGCCCGGCTGGAGGCCTGGCATATCCCGGGCGGCATCCATATCGACCCGCTGCAGACTCTGGCGTCCGGCGTGCAGATCAGTGGGGTCGGCGACTGGATGGGTACGGCCGATGACAACCACAGTCATCTGAAGGTCCGTTTCGCCGCCCACAATCTGGGCGACATGCTGGCCGCGCTGGGTTATCCCCATATCTTTGATGGTGGGGCGACCCGGGCGGATCTGGACGCGACCTGGCCGGGTTCGCCGCTGACGCCGGATCTGGGTCATGCCAATGGCCGTCTGGCGATCGACATCAAGAACGGCAGTCTGCCTGATCTGCCGCCCGGTGCGGGTGCTCGCGTGCTGGGCCTGGTTTCTATCTTCGAGCTGCCGCGCCGGCTGAGTTTCAATTTCAGTGACGTTTTCAACAAGGGGCTGGGTTTTGATGCCATCAAGGGCGAGTTCCAGCTCGCCGATGGTCAGGCCCGCAGCCGCGATCTGCGGATCGACAGTCCGGCGGCCAATATCAAGATCCAGGGCCGGGCCGGTCTGGTGGCCCGCGATTACGATGAATTCATCACCGTGACCCCGCATGTCGGCAACGGTCTGCCAGTGTTCGGCGCGGTGTTCGGACCGTTCGGCATCGCTGCCGGGCTGGTGGCCGAAGGCATCTTCGGCAGCCAGATCAACCAGGCCCTGGTCCGGCAATATCATCTGGGAGGCAGCTGGGACAAGCCGCAACTGAATCCCTTGCACGCCCTGCCCGACATTCCATCGGCGCCGGGGGCATCGGTCCTGCCAAGCCGTTCCGTGGATACGCCCTGA
- the tldD gene encoding metalloprotease TldD, with product MDSLLATVEHRLLTPGGMAANDLERVFNQLMGPGIDAADLYFQHSRSESWHLEEGIVKDGSHSIEQGVGVRAMAGEKTGFAYSDEIVLPQLLEATRAARAIARDGHGAGRPLAVRQTPSLYPAIDPVDSLPNPEKIALLREVDAYARARDPRVKQVMVSLAATVDTVLIAASDGTLAADVRPLVRVNVQVIVESNGRREQGYAGGGGRYSYGELLANGRALGFAAEAVRQALVNLEAVDAPAGTMPVVLGPGWPGVMLHEAVGHGLEGDFNRKGSSAFAGRIGEQVAAKGVTVVDDGTLPGRRGSLSVDDEGTPTQCTTLIEDGILKGYMQDKLNARLMGVTATGNGRRESFTHLPMPRMTNTYMLAGERDPEEILRSIKRGLYAVNFGGGQVDITSGKFVFSASEAYLVEDGKIVCPVKGATLVGSGPEAMSRISMIGNDLALDEGIGVCGKDGQSVPVGVGQPTLRIDGMTVGGTAS from the coding sequence ATGGATTCTCTGCTTGCCACTGTTGAACATCGTCTGCTGACCCCCGGAGGCATGGCGGCCAACGATCTGGAGCGTGTCTTCAATCAGCTGATGGGGCCGGGCATCGACGCGGCGGATCTGTATTTCCAGCATTCCCGCAGTGAGTCCTGGCATCTGGAAGAAGGCATCGTCAAGGACGGCAGCCATTCCATCGAGCAGGGGGTGGGCGTGCGTGCGATGGCCGGCGAAAAGACCGGGTTCGCCTATTCCGATGAAATCGTGCTGCCGCAGCTGCTGGAAGCCACCCGGGCGGCTCGTGCCATCGCGCGGGATGGTCACGGGGCCGGCCGGCCGCTGGCGGTACGTCAGACGCCTTCGCTGTATCCGGCCATCGATCCGGTCGACAGCCTGCCGAATCCGGAGAAAATCGCCTTGCTGCGCGAGGTGGATGCCTATGCGCGCGCCCGCGACCCTCGGGTAAAGCAGGTGATGGTCAGTCTGGCCGCCACCGTTGACACGGTGCTGATCGCCGCCTCCGACGGCACGCTGGCCGCCGATGTGCGTCCCCTGGTGCGAGTCAATGTGCAGGTGATCGTGGAATCGAATGGCCGCCGCGAGCAGGGCTATGCCGGTGGTGGCGGTCGCTACAGCTACGGCGAGCTGCTGGCCAACGGGCGGGCGCTGGGCTTTGCGGCCGAGGCCGTGCGCCAGGCGCTGGTCAATCTGGAGGCCGTCGATGCGCCGGCCGGGACCATGCCGGTGGTCCTGGGGCCGGGCTGGCCGGGGGTGATGCTGCACGAGGCAGTCGGTCATGGCCTGGAGGGCGATTTCAATCGGAAGGGCAGCTCGGCCTTTGCCGGCCGGATCGGTGAGCAGGTCGCGGCCAAGGGCGTGACCGTGGTCGACGACGGGACCTTGCCGGGCCGTCGCGGCTCGCTCAGCGTCGATGACGAAGGCACGCCGACCCAGTGCACCACCCTGATCGAGGATGGCATTCTCAAAGGCTATATGCAGGACAAGCTCAATGCCCGCTTGATGGGCGTGACGGCTACCGGCAATGGTCGGCGGGAGTCCTTCACCCATCTGCCGATGCCGCGGATGACCAATACCTACATGCTGGCCGGTGAGCGAGATCCCGAAGAGATTCTTCGTTCGATCAAGCGCGGTCTGTATGCCGTCAACTTCGGCGGCGGGCAGGTCGACATCACCAGCGGCAAGTTCGTGTTTTCGGCCAGCGAGGCCTATCTGGTCGAGGACGGCAAGATCGTATGCCCGGTCAAGGGTGCCACCCTGGTCGGTTCCGGTCCTGAGGCGATGAGCCGGATCTCGATGATCGGCAACGATCTGGCGCTGGACGAGGGTATCGGCGTCTGCGGCAAGGACGGGCAGAGCGTGCCTGTCGGTGTCGGCCAGCCCACCCTGAGAATCGACGGTATGACGGTGGGCGGTACGGCTTCCTGA